The following coding sequences lie in one Sorex araneus isolate mSorAra2 chromosome 4, mSorAra2.pri, whole genome shotgun sequence genomic window:
- the ZNF292 gene encoding zinc finger protein 292 isoform X1, protein MADEEAEQERLSRGRGGCVAELQRLGERLQELERQLRESRVPAVEAATEYCQQLCQTLLEYAEKWKTSEDPLPLLEVYTVAIQSYVKARPYLTSECENVALVLERLALSCVELLLCLPVELSDKQWEQFQALVQVAHEKLMENGSCELHFLATLAQETGVWKNPVLCTILSQEPLDKDKVNEFLAFEGPILLDMRIKHLIKTNQLSQATALAKLCSDHPEIDTKGSFKQTYLVCLCTSSPNEKLIEEISEVDCKDALEMICNLESEGDEKSALDLCTAFLSRQLQQGDMYCAWELTLFWSKLQQRVEPSIQVYLERCRQLSLLTKTVYHIFFLIKVINSETEGAGLATCIELCVKALRLESTENTEVKISICKTISCLLPDDLEVKRACQLSEFLIEPTVDAYYAVEMLYNQPDQKYDEENLPIPNSLRCELLLVLKTQWPFDPEFWDWKTLKRQCLALMGEEASIVSSIDELNDSEVYEKGVDYQEEIKETSVNGLSGEIGVNSGLLKDICDEKQKKKEIKQLRERGFISARFRNWQAYMQYCVLCDKEFLGHRIVRHAQKHYKDGIYSCPICAKNFNSKETFVPHVTLHVKQSSKERLAAMKPLRRLGRPPKITTTNENQKTNTVAKQEQRPIKKNSLYSTDFIVFNDNDGSDDENDDKDKSYEPEVIPVQKPVPVNEFNCPVSFCKKGFKYFKNLIAHVKAHKDNEDAKRFLEMQSKKVICQYCRRHFVSVTHLNDHLQMHCGSKPYICIQMKCKAGFNSYAELLTHRKEHQVFRAKCMFPKCGRIFSEAYLLYDHEAQHYNTYTCKFTGCGKVYRSQSELEKHLEDHSNPEKVLPPENQLNPSGDPLQPSKVNQSTEGNTEKERETSMLALENNIQNAVPADSSNSCKSKAESAITKPDQISASEFSQSDGPLSNGLENPVATPLLQASEVAVSIKVSLNQGIEDNFGKQEGSTVEDSGESLVTNLHPPVENTCNDLCHPGLQERKEQDCFNETQIPQNSLVNSETLKIGDLASQNLERQGNNMVTFSVQNQAGFQNLPASKFECGGNVKTPSGLYNLPLKTLESIAFVPPQPNPTLGTPSVPPKAPVQKFSCQVEGCTRTYNSSQSIGKHMKTAHPDQYAAFKMQRKGKKGQKSNNLNAPNNGKFVYFLPSQVSSSNNAFFTPQTKASGNPTCSNQLQHIAPSIFPAHLASVPTPLLPSVESVINPNIPSQDKNEQGGSMLRSQMENLSNTTLPAQMEDLTKTVLPLNIDSGSDPFLPLPAESSSMSLFPSPADNGTNSVFSQLENSTNHFSSQIEGNTNSSFLKGGNGENTVFPSQVNVANDFNSTGAQQSAPEKVKKERGRGPNGKERKPKHNKRAKWPAIIRDGKFICSRCYRAFTNPRSLGGHLSKRSYCKPLDGTEIAQELLQNNGQPSLLASMILSTNTVNLQQPQQSTFNPETCFKDPSFLQLLAAENRSTFLPNTFPRTGVTNFSTSVSQEGSEIIKQALETAGIPSTFEGAEMLSHVPTGTCVSDAAQVSAPVMPNPAVLPLVQTVCHSNSLLPHQSRTPTSKASSSEECGSLPVFPANNMLLKTVENGLCSNSFPNSSGPAQNFTNNSSRVSVISGPQNTRASHLNKKGNSASKRRKKVAPPLIAPSASQNVVTSDLTAMGLITKSIEIPTTNLHSNVLPNCESQGLVENLTQKLNNVDNQLFVTDVKENFKTGVDSHTVLAPSLTLKAENGDSQMMTLNSCTTSTNSDLQISEDNVMQNFEKTLEIIKNAMNSQILEVKSGSQGIGQTSQNTQINYNVQLPSVNPVQNNKLPDSSQFSSFMGVLPTKSNSSQPETVPKEDQIQEILEGLQRLKLENDLSTPASQCVLVNTSVTLAPPPAKLIPNVTVVQPVSEMINNVQCNERVNKPFVCQNQGCNYSAMTKDALFKHYGKIHQYTPEMILEIKKNQLKFAPFKCVVPTCTKTFTRNSNLRAHCQLVHHFTTEEMVKLKIKRPYGRKSQNENLSTPRIAQVKRQQAMTEENKREFQPPLELGAMKENVLSNVAVVPAKELIEKKSPEKTEGSSQLVAVTSEQCNTNSLTNIQTKGRKIRRYKKEKEEKKRKKPVSQSLECPTRYSPYRPYRCVHQGCFAAFTIQQNLILHYQAVHKSDLPAFSAEVEEESEAGKESEEIEAKQTVKEFRCQVSDCSRIFQAITGLIQHYMKLHEMTPEEIESMTASVDVGKFPCDQVECKSSFTTYLNYVIHLEADHGIGAKGNKTEEDGIYKCDCEGCDRIYATRSNLLRHIFNKHNDKHKAHLIRPRRLTPGQENISSKANQEKTKSKYRGTKYNKSGKEGIKMPKTKRKKRNNLENKNAKIVQIEENKPYSLKRGKHVYSIKARNDALSECTSRFVTQYPCMIKGCTSVVTSESNIIRHYKCHKLSKAFTAQHRNLLIVSKQCCSSQAKETSEPEVDKSDVKNSDTCLSENSDNSATTAVPQKDTEKKEKDEMDELTELFITKLINEDNTNVETQTRTPSNVNSDFQENVSSQSEKQKPGNLKRVNKEKNVSQSKRRKVEKSEPASTVASSSLHKEEETAVAIQTSEDHPSSFDWSSFKPMGFEVSFLKFLEESAVKQKKNTDKDHTNSGNKKGSHSNSRKNIDKTGMTIGNHVCCKESEIFVQFANPSQLQCSNNVKIVIDKTLKDCTELVLKQLQEMRPTVSLKKLEVRSYNPDVSVMKEISMGKTTGRGQY, encoded by the exons tgaatgaATTTTTAGCTTTTGAGGGTCCCATCTTGCTGGATATGAGAATTAAACATCTAATCAAAACAAATCAATTAAGTCAAGCAACTGCTCTAGCCAAGCTGTGTTCTGATCATCCTGAGATTGATACAAAAGGTAGTTTTAAGCAAACTTACCTTGTCTGTCTCTGTACATCATCTCCAAATGAAAAGTTAATCGAAGAG ATTTCAGAAGTTGACTGCAAGGATGCCCTAGAGATGATTTGTAACTTGGAATCAGAGGGTGATGAAAAAAGTGCTCTTGACTTATGTACTGCATTTTTGTCACGGCAGCTTCAACAAGGAGATATGTACTGTGCTTg ggaaCTCACTCTCTTTTGGAGTAAATTACAGCAAAGAGTAGAACCATCTATACAAGTTTACCTAGAAAGGTGTCGTCAGCTTTCTCTATTAACCAAGACAGTTTATCACATTTTCTTCCTGATTAAAGTTATTAATTCAGAG acTGAAGGGGCTGGACTTGCCACCTGTATAGAACTGTGTGTTAAAGCGCTTCGCTTGGAATCTACAGAAAATACTGAAGTCAAAATATCCATTTGCAAGACCATTTCATGCTTGTTGCCTGATGATCTGGAAGTTAAGCGTGCTTGTCAACTAAGTGAATTTCTTATTGAGCCTACAGTAGATGCGTACTATGCTGTGGAAATGTTATATAATCAGCCAGACCAGAAATATGATGAAGAGAATCTTCCAATACCAAATTCTCTACGCTGTGAGCTCTTACTTGTGTTGAAAACTCAGTGGCCCTTTGATCCAGAATTCTGGGACTGGAAAACCTTAAAAAGACAATGTCTTGCGTTGATGGGGGAAGAAGCTTCCATTGTGTCTTCAATAGATGAACTAAATGACAGTGAAGTTTATGAGAAAGGAGTAGACTACCAGGAAGAgattaaagaaacttcagtaaaTGGACTTTCTGGTGAAATTGGTGTTAATTCCGGCCTCCTGAAAGACATTTGTGatgaaaagcaaaagaagaaagaaatcaaacaattAAGAGAGAGAGGATTTATTTCTGCTAGGTTTAGAAATTGGCAGGCCTACATGCAGTATTGTGTACTATGTGACAAAGAATTCCTTGGTCATAGAATAGTGCGACATGCTCAAAAACATTACAAAGATGGGATTTACAGTTGTCCTATTTGTGCAAAGAACTTTAattctaaagaaacttttgttcCTCATGTCACATTGCATGTTAAACAATCTAGTAAAGAGAGACTAGCGGCTATGAAACCATTAAGAAGATTGGGAAGACCTCCTAAGATCACAACTACAAATGAGAATCAGAAAACTAATACTGTGGCCAAACAAGAGCAGCGGCCTATTAAAAAGAATAGTCTCTATTCAACAGACTTCATAGTATTTAATGACAATGATGGTTCAGATGATGAGAATGATGACAAAGATAAATCTtatgaaccagaagtaatcccagtGCAGAAACCAGTACCTGTTAATGAATTTAATTGCCCTGTATCTTTTTGTAAAAAGGGCTTTaagtactttaaaaatttaattgctcATGTAAAGGCGCATAAGGATAATGAAGATGCCAAGCGCTTTCTTGAGATGCAAAGCAAGAAAGTTATTTGCCAGTACTGTAGAAGGCATTTTGTAAGTGTCACTCATCTCAATGATCATTTGCAAATGCACTGTGGCAGTAAACCATATATCTGTATACAGATGAAATGTAAAGCCGGTTTTAATAGTTATGCAGAGCTCTTAACACACCGAAAGGAACACCAAGTCTTTAGAGCAAAGTGTATGTTTCCTAAATGTGGTAGAATTTTTTCAGAAGCTTATTTACTATATGATCATGAAGCACAACATTATAATACCTACACTTGTAAGTTCACGGGTTGTGGTAAAGTTTATCGGTCTCAGAGTGAACTAGAAAAACATCTGGAAGATCACAGTAATCCTGAGAAAGTGCTGCCTCCTGAAAACCAACTTAATCCATCTGGAGATCCTCTGCAGCCTTCTAAAGTGAATCAGAGCACAGAAGGGAacactgagaaagaaagagagacatcCATGCTggctttagaaaataatattcaaaatgcCGTACCTGCAGATAGTAGTAATTCTTGCAAAAGCAAGGCAGAATCAGCTATAACCAAACCAGACCAAATTTCTGCTTCTGAATTTAGCCAGTCTGATGGACCTTTGTCAAATGGCTTAGAAAATCCTGTTGCTACTCCTCTCCTTCAGGCCAGTGAAGTTGCTGTGTCCATTAAGGTGTCACTCAATCAGGGGATTGAGGACAACTTTGGAAAACAAGAAGGCTCAACTGTGGAAGATTCTGGTGAATCATTGGTAACAAACTTACATCCTCCAGTTGAAAATACTTGTAATGATTTGTGTCATCCAGGTTTGCAAGAGAGGAAAGAACAAGATTGCTTTAATGAAACCCAGATTCCTCAGAACTCTTTAGTAAATTCAGAAACACTCAAAATAGGTGACCTTGCCTCACAAAATTTGGAAAGACAAGGGAACAACATGGTGACCTTTTCTGTGCAAAATCAAGCTGGGTTTCAAAATTTACCAGCTTCTAAGTTTGAATGTGGAGGTAATGTTAAAACACCATCCGGTCTTTATAATTTACCTCTTAAGACTTTAGAAAGTATTGCTTTTGTTCCTCCACAACCCAACCCAACCTTGGGAACTCCATCAGTGCCTCCAAAAGCGCCAGTTCAGAAATTCAGTTGCCAGGTTGAGGGTTGTACTCGAACATATAATTCTTCACAAAGTATTGGGAAACACATGAAGACAGCACATCCTGACCAATATGCTGCATTTAAAATGCAGCGCAAAGGTAAAAAAGGTCAGAAATCTAACAACTTAAATGCACCAAATAATgggaaatttgtttattttttgccgTCACAGGTGAGCAGTTCTAACAATGCATTTTTTACACCGCAAACCAAAGCCAGTGGGAATCCTACATGTTCAAATCAATTGCAGCATATTGCCCCTTCCATTTTCCCAGCTCATTTAGCAAGTGTGCCCACCCCACTGTTGCCCTCAGTAGAAAGTGTCATTAATCCAAATATACCTTCTCAGGACAAAAATGAACAAGGGGGTAGTATGTTACGTTCCCAGATGGAAAATTTATCTAATACCACCTTGCCAGCACAAATGGAAGATCTAACCAAAACAGTTTTGCCTTTGAATATTGACAGTGGCTCTGATCCTTTCCTTCCTTTACCTGCAGAAAGTAGTTCCATGtctctcttcccttcaccagcTGATAATGGGACTAACTCTGTTTTTTCCCAACTGGAAAATAGTACCAATCATTTTTCCTCACAGATTGAGGGAAATACTAATTCCTCCTTCCTGAAAGGGGGTAATGGTGAAAATACAGTTTTTCCTTCCCAAGTGAATGTTGCAAATGATTTTAATAGCACAGGTGCCCAGCAGTCTGCACCTGAAAAAGTTAAGAAGGAGCGTGGACGGGGCCCAAATggtaaagaaagaaaacccaagcACAACAAAAGGGCTAAATGGCCTGCAATTATCAGAGATGGGAAATTTATATGTAGCAGGTGTTACAGGGCTTTTACTAATCCCAGGTCTCTGGGTGGACACTTGTCTAAGCGATCTTACTGTAAACCACTGGATGGAACAGAAATTGCACAAGAACTTCTACAGAATAATGGGCAACCCTCTCTTCTTgccagcatgattctctccactAATACAGTAAATTTGCAGCAGCCACAACAATCTACCTTTAATCCAGAAACATGTTTTAAAGACCCGTCGTTTCTTCAACTTCTTGCTGCTGAAAATCGCTCTACATTTTTACCAAATACATTTCCTCGGACAGGTGTGACTAACTTCAGTACAAGTGTTAGTCaagaaggaagtgaaattattaaACAGGCTTTGGAAACTGCTGGTATCCCCAGTACATTTGAGGGTGCAGAAATGCTTTCTCATGTTCCAACAGGTACTTGTGTTTCAGATGCAGCACAAGTAAGTGCACCAGTCATGCCAAATCCAGCTGTGCTACCCCTCGTGCAGACTGTGTGCCACTCAAATTCCCTGCTCCCACACCAGAGTCGGACACCAACCTCTAAAGCTTCCTCCAGCGAGGAGTGCGGCAGTTTGCCTGTTTTTCCAGCAAATAACATGCTATTGAAGACTGTTGAAAATGGTTTGTGTTCTAATTCATTCCCTAATTCTAGCGGGCCAGcacaaaattttacaaataatagTTCCCGTGTCTCAGTTATAAGTGGTCCTCAGAATACAAGGGCcagtcatttaaataaaaaaggaaacagtgcttctaagagaagaaagaaagttgCCCCTCCACTAATTGCACCCAGTGCTTCCCAAAACGTGGTAACAAGTGACTTAACAGCAATGGGACTCATAACAAAGAGTATTGAGATACCAACTACTAACCTTCATTCAAATGTACTTCCAAATTGTGAATCTCAGGGTCTGGTGGAAAACCTAACACAGAAATTGAATAATGTTGACAATCAGTTGTTTGTGACTGATGTAAAAGAGAACTTTAAAACTGGTGTCGATTCCCATACAGTGTTAGCTCCTTCTTTAACATTAAAAGCTGAAAATGGTGATTCCCAAATGATGACTTTGAATTCATGTACAACTTCAACAAATTCTGACTTGCAGATTTCTGAAGATAATGTTATGCAAAACTTTGAAAAGACtcttgaaattattaaaaatgctaTGAATTCTCAAATACTTGAGGTTAAAAGTGGATCTCAGGGTATTGGTCAAACATCACAGAACACTCAGATAAATTATAATGTTCAGCTTCCTTCAGTTAACCCTGTACAAAATAACAAATTACCTGATTCTTCTCAGTTTTCTTCCTTCATGGGTGTCTTGCCAACAAAAAGTAACAGTTCTCAGCCGGAAACAGTACCTAAAGAGGATCAAATACAAGAAATTTTAGAAGGCTTACAgagattaaaattagaaaatgaccTTTCCACTCCAGCATCCCAATGTGTGCTGGTAAATACATCAGTGACACTTGCTCCCCCTCCTGCCAAATTAATTCCAAATGTCACTGTTGTTCAGCCAGTTTCCGAGATGATAAACAATGTTCAGTGTAATGAAAGAGTTAATAAACCTTTTGTGTGTCAAAATCAAGGCTGTAATTACAGTGCTATGACAAAAGATGCactatttaaacactatggtaaAATTCATCAGTATACGCCAGAGATGATTcttgaaattaagaaaaatcaatTGAAATTTGCTCCATTTAAATGTGTAGTGCCTACATGTACAAAAACATTTACGAGAAATTCTAATCTTCGGGCACACTGTCAATTGGTACATCACTTTACAACTGAAGAAAtggtaaagttaaaaataaaaagaccttaTGGAAGAAAatctcaaaatgaaaatttatcaaCCCCACGAATTGCACAAGTAAAAAGACAGCAAGCTATGacagaggaaaataaaagggaatttcAGCCTCCTTTAGAACTGGGAGCAATGAAGGAAAATGTGCTCAGTAATGTAGCTGTGGTCCCAGCAAAGGagcttatagaaaaaaaaagtcctgaaaaAACAGAAGGTTCTTCACAACTAGTTGCAGTTACTTCAGAACAATGTAATACAAATTCTCTCACAAACATACAGACCAAAGGACGGAAAATTAGGagatacaaaaaagaaaaggaggagaaaaaacgCAAGAAGCCAGTTTCCCAGTCCCTTGAATGTCCAACAAGGTACAGCCCCTATAGACCTTATCGATGTGTTCACCAGGGTTGTTTTGCTGCCTTTACAATACAGCAAAATTTAATTCTACATTACCAGGCTGTACACAAATCAGATCTACCTGCCTTTTCTGCGGAAGTTGAAGAGGAAAGTGAAGCTGGTAAAGAAAGTGAAGAAATTGAAGCTAAACAAACTGTGAAAGAATTTAGATGTCAAGTGAGTGACTGTTCTAGGATTTTCCAAGCAATTACTGGCCTAATACAACACTACATGAAACTTCATGAAATGACTCCTGAGGAAATTGAAAGTATGACTGCTTCTGTGGATGTTGGGAAATTTCCATGTGATCAGGTAGAGTGCAAATCTTCATTTACTACATATTTGAACTATGTTATTCATCTTGAGGCAGACCATGGGATCGGGGCAAagggaaataaaacagaagaagatGGCATATACAAGTGTGATTGTGAGGGCTGTGACCGTATATATGCCACACGGTCTAATCTCCTCCGACACATATTTAATAAGCATAATGACAAACATAAAGCTCATTTGATTCGGCCCAGAAGATTAACACCTGGCCAGGAAAATATATCAAGCAAAGCAAaccaagaaaagacaaaatctaaATATCGTGGGACAAAGTACAACAAGTCTGGAAAGGAAGGAATCAAAATGCCTAAGACCAAacgaaagaaaagaaataatttagagAATAAGAACGCAAAGATTGTGCAGATTGAAGAAAATAAACCTTATTCTCTGAAACGTGGAAAACATGTGTATTCAATTAAGGCTAGAAATGATGCTTTATCTGAGTGTACAAGCAGGTTTGTAACCCAGTATCCATGTATGATAAAGGGGTGTACATCAGTTGTTACTAGTGAAAGCAATATAATTAGACATTACAAATGCCACAAATTATCTAAGGCATTTACTGCACAACACCGCAATCTTCTAATTGTCTCCAAACAGTGTTGTAGTTCACAAGCAAAGGAAACTTCTGAGCCAGAAGTTGATAAGAGTGATGTGAAAAATTCTGACACATGTTTATCTGAGAACAGTGATAACTCAGCAACAACTGCAGTTCCACAGAAGGATactgaaaaaaaggagaaagatgaaATGGATGAACTAACAGAATTATTtattacaaaattaataaatgaggACAACACAAATGTTGAGACTCAAACTCGTACCCCTTCAAATGTAAACAGTGATTTTCAGGAAAATGTCTCCAGCCAGTCAGAAAAGCAAAAACCAGGTAATTTGAAGAgagttaataaagaaaaaaatgtttcccaaAGTAAAAGGAGGAAAGTTGAAAAATCTGAACCAGCATCCACAGTTGCGTCAAGTAGTTTAcataaagaagaagaaactgcTGTTGCAATTCAAACCAGTGAGGACCATCCTTCATCGTTTGATTGGAGCTCATTTAAACCAATGGGATTTGAAGTATCTTTTCTGAAATTCCTTGAGGAGTCTGCAGTGAAGCAGAAGAAAAATACTGATAAAGACCACACAAATAGTGGAAATAAAAAAGGGTCCCATTCAAactcaagaaaaaatattgacaaGACTGGTATGACTATTGGAAATCATGTATGTTGTAAAGAAAGTGAAATCTTTGTACAGTTTGCGAATCCATCACAGCTTCAGTGCAGTAATAATGTAAAAATTGTCATAGACAAGACTCTTAAAGATTGCACTGAGCTTGTCTTAAAGCAACTTCAGGAAATGAGACCTACTGTCAGTCTGAAAAAACTTGAAGTACGTTCATATAATCCAGATGTATCTGTTATGAAAGAAATCAGTATGGGTAAAACCACAGGGAGAGGGCAGTACTGA